The Aeromicrobium sp. Leaf245 genome includes a region encoding these proteins:
- a CDS encoding copper transporter, whose protein sequence is MITFRYHLVSIAAVLLALAAGVALGAGVLDESLSAPEDGSASTGGDAALASFEDGYAARTSSGLIDGSLDDRSVVVLTLPGARDDEVAGVRRDLERAGATVTGTVGLTAKLIDPGNRQFAESVAEEAAPDASGEGYTRVGAALGSSVLGDAGGELDETARTVASAFDEGGLTAAEEAPDAFADLAVVVTGPSRVGDAAEVLSGLVRSIAGSGSGALVAGPSSASREGGAVDVVRREASQVSTIDVIDSAAGRAVTALALARAADGETGSWGTSRSNDGPVPE, encoded by the coding sequence ATGATCACCTTCCGGTACCACCTCGTCTCGATCGCGGCCGTGCTCCTCGCACTGGCCGCCGGTGTCGCACTCGGAGCGGGCGTGCTCGACGAGTCGCTCTCGGCACCCGAGGACGGCAGCGCGAGCACCGGCGGCGACGCCGCGCTGGCCTCCTTCGAGGACGGCTACGCGGCCCGGACCTCGTCCGGCCTCATCGACGGGTCGCTGGACGACCGTTCGGTGGTCGTGCTGACGCTTCCCGGCGCACGCGACGACGAGGTCGCCGGTGTGCGCCGGGACCTCGAGCGGGCCGGTGCCACGGTGACCGGGACCGTGGGCCTGACCGCGAAGCTCATCGACCCGGGCAACCGCCAGTTCGCCGAGAGCGTCGCCGAGGAGGCGGCCCCCGACGCCAGCGGCGAGGGGTACACGCGGGTAGGCGCGGCGCTCGGCAGCTCGGTGCTGGGCGATGCCGGCGGCGAGCTCGACGAGACGGCGCGCACCGTGGCGTCCGCCTTCGACGAAGGTGGACTCACGGCCGCCGAGGAGGCGCCCGACGCCTTCGCCGACCTGGCCGTCGTCGTCACCGGTCCGTCGCGCGTCGGTGACGCCGCCGAGGTCCTGTCGGGACTGGTCCGGTCGATCGCGGGCTCCGGTTCCGGTGCCCTCGTCGCGGGCCCGTCGTCGGCGAGCCGCGAGGGCGGGGCCGTCGACGTGGTGCGGCGGGAGGCCTCGCAGGTCTCCACCATCGACGTGATCGACTCCGCGGCCGGGCGCGCGGTCACGGCTCTCGCGCTGGCGCGGGCCGCCGACGGCGAGACGGGCTCCTGGGGCACGTCGCGCAGCAACGACGGACCCGTCCCCGAGTAG